CGGACGCCGCGCAGAAGGTTGCGGCCGCGGCCGCACCGCAGGCCGCTGTCGAGCCCGAGGCTGCCGAAGGCCCGACGGCCGACGAGGCTGCCGAGGAGACCACCGAGGCTGTCGCCGAGGAGGCCACCGAGGCTCCTGCCGAGGAAGCCAAGTCTGACGACAAGTAGTCATCCGATGAACATGCCCGTCACCGATTCCGGTGGCGGGCATGTTCAGTTTCCCGTCGCTCCGCTCGCCCCGGCTGGATCTCCCGTCGCTCCGCTCGCCCCGGTTCGTCTACGCCTCGACGTGGCCTACGACGGGACCGACTTCGCCGGCTGGGCCACCCAGGACGGGCAGCGCACCGTGGCCGGTGTGCTGGAGGAATCGCTGTCCACGGTGTTCCGCACACCGGTCGTGCTGCGGGCCGCCGGACGCACCGATGCCGGGGTGCACGCCACCGGTCAGGTCGTGCACGTCGACATTCCGGGCGACGCGCTGGTGCACGCCTTCCCGCGTACCCCGCGCCCGCCGGACGAACACGAGTTCCTGCCGCTGGTGCGCCGGCTGGCACGGTTCGTCCCCGAGGACGTCCGGGTGCTCGGGATCCGCCGGGCGCCCGCCGGGTTCGACGCCCGGTTCTCGGCACTGCGCCGGCACTACGAATACCGGCTCAGCACAGCGCCGTACGGAGCCACCCCCCAGCAGGCCCGGTTCGTCACGCCGTGGACGCGTCCGCTGGACGTGGACGCGATGGCGGCCGCCTCGCAGCGGCTGATCGGCCTGCACGACTTCGCCGCCTTCTGCAAACACCGCGAGGGCGCCACCACCATCCGCGAGATGCAGCGGCTGGACTGGGTCCACGAGGGTGACCTGATCACCGCTCACGTCAGTGCCGACGCCTTCTGCTGGAACATGGTGCGCTCGTTGGTCGGTGCGCTGTTGGCGGTCGGGGAGGGCCGCCGGGACGCGGACTGGTGCGCGGCCCTGCTGGACGCGTCGAAGCGCTCCAGCGATTTCGCGGCGGCCCCGGCGCGCGGTCTGACGCTGGTCGGCGTGGACTATCCGGCGGACGAGGATCTCGCGGCGCGCACCGTGATCACGCGCGACCTGCGCACGCTCTGAGCCGCGGGTTGCCTCAGAGTCGTGGCGCCACGAAGTCGGCGGCCTGATTCACCATGCCGGCGCTGATGTAGGCGGGGGCCAGGTGATCGGCCCAGTAGTCCTCCCAGTTCTCCGGATCGGTGGGGTTACAGATCGGGTCGTCACCGTGGCACAGCTCGATCGTGCGTTCCTGGTAGAGCGGATTGAAGTTCGAGATCGGTCCCACCCACGCAATTCCGTTGCCGAACAAGGCCACTGCGGCGACCTTCTGGTCGGATCCGGGAGGCAGCGGGCGATCGAAACCGAACGCGGGGAACGGAACGGCCAGCACAACGTCGGTGACGGCCGCGCCGAGCGAGTAGCCGCCCAGTACGAGCCGGGTGCCGGGGCAGTTGTCCATCATGTACTGCACGCGGCCGCTCATGTCGTTGGCGCCGATGTCGATCTGGGTGTCGGCGGGGTAGCGCACCGCGTACAGCGCGACGTTCTTGCCCGACTTGGAGCGCAGTGCGCTGACGAGCGCATTACCGATCTGGCCGGCGCCGGGGGACTCGTGCCGGCCCCGCGCGAAGATCAACTCGGCGTCGGGACACGACACCGCTCCCGCGGCGGGCAGCAGAGCGGGCGTGGTCAATGTGTTCGTGGTCAGGGCGGCCAGCACGATCAGCACCGCTGATGCCAGCACGGTGAACCGGCGGGCCCCACCCCTCGGCTTCAAGATCACCGCACCGATTGTAGCCGCCGGAATTGACGTCTGGGTTGCGTAGTTCACCCGGGACCCCGTCGCTACCGGACCCGGGCGGCGGCGAACTCGGCGCCCCGGTCGATGAATCCGCCGTTGATGTAGCCGTCTTGCAGGTGGTTCTGCCAGTCGCTGGCCAATTCGGCGATGCTCGCCGGCCGCGAATTGGAACACACCGGGTCCGTCCCGTTGCAGAGATCGATGGTGCGGTCCCGGTATGCGGGCCCGATCCCGTCGACCCCCATCCGGTTCGAGAAGTTGCCCACCAGGACGACGGCGGCCACGTGTGCGTCCATCCCGGGCGGTAACGGCCGACCGAAGCCGAACCCCTTCTGGGTGGCTGAGAGCGCCATCACCGCGGCCGCGGCGCCCAGCGAGTAGCCGCCGACGATCAGCCGGGTGTTCGGGCAGGCACCGGCCATGTACTGGATACGGTTGCTGATGTCGTTGGCGCCGCGCGCGAACTCGTTGTTGGCCGCGTAGTTCACGGCGTAGACGCCGACGGGCTGGGGCAGTCGCGCGTTCAGCGAGCCCACCAGTGCGTCCCCGATCCGCCCGATGCCCGGT
This region of Mycolicibacterium diernhoferi genomic DNA includes:
- the truA gene encoding tRNA pseudouridine(38-40) synthase TruA, yielding MNMPVTDSGGGHVQFPVAPLAPAGSPVAPLAPVRLRLDVAYDGTDFAGWATQDGQRTVAGVLEESLSTVFRTPVVLRAAGRTDAGVHATGQVVHVDIPGDALVHAFPRTPRPPDEHEFLPLVRRLARFVPEDVRVLGIRRAPAGFDARFSALRRHYEYRLSTAPYGATPQQARFVTPWTRPLDVDAMAAASQRLIGLHDFAAFCKHREGATTIREMQRLDWVHEGDLITAHVSADAFCWNMVRSLVGALLAVGEGRRDADWCAALLDASKRSSDFAAAPARGLTLVGVDYPADEDLAARTVITRDLRTL
- a CDS encoding cutinase family protein produces the protein MILKPRGGARRFTVLASAVLIVLAALTTNTLTTPALLPAAGAVSCPDAELIFARGRHESPGAGQIGNALVSALRSKSGKNVALYAVRYPADTQIDIGANDMSGRVQYMMDNCPGTRLVLGGYSLGAAVTDVVLAVPFPAFGFDRPLPPGSDQKVAAVALFGNGIAWVGPISNFNPLYQERTIELCHGDDPICNPTDPENWEDYWADHLAPAYISAGMVNQAADFVAPRL
- a CDS encoding cutinase family protein — translated: MFTRASAKRHTTRIGTVLTAAAVALGGLIASVATPPAGQLAAASAEPCAPVELIFARGRNEQPGIGRIGDALVGSLNARLPQPVGVYAVNYAANNEFARGANDISNRIQYMAGACPNTRLIVGGYSLGAAAAVMALSATQKGFGFGRPLPPGMDAHVAAVVLVGNFSNRMGVDGIGPAYRDRTIDLCNGTDPVCSNSRPASIAELASDWQNHLQDGYINGGFIDRGAEFAAARVR